In Halobacteriovorax sp. JY17, the DNA window CTGCCTTTTATCACTTGATTTACCTTGTGCTCAAACCCAGACTTTCCAGTAAGAAAGATAATTAGAGTTTCTCTCGGAGGAGGGCTTATGATTTCTAATAGACTGGAATCACTCTTGGGTCTAAAGAGAAGTTCTCCTCCTTCTAATTGATCATCGTCATTTAGAGACCATGTGAAGGCAATTTCTCTTGAACCATCATCGTGCCAGATTCCATCTTCATCAGTAGCCGCATCTCTGATGGCAATAATATGTTCACTAAAGTTAAATGCTTGATAATGCGTTATTATAGAGTGAAGAATCTCTCCTTTTGTTAAGTATCTGGATACAAGTTGATCAACAACTTCCCAATTACAAGTATTTACCACCTCTTTAAATTCACTTGGAAAAGGAAGGTGGAACTTAATAAATCCAAGCTCACTTAGCTCTGATTTAGAGGGGAGAATTGCCTTGTCTATTGTCGTCATTTTGGGGATTATACCTCTAAAAAAAATCACTTTGGAAATCTCAATGAAATACTTTGTATTATTCTTACTTAGCATAAATATTCAAGCAAATCTCTCAGTTTCTGAAACACTTCTAAAAGCTTATTCACCACTTTGTCCAAGCATTACAACTGGTCATGTTCAAGGCTCACTTGTTCACGCGCAGATGATGGGCTCAGTAGTGAGAGAGCTAAATCAGAACTCTACTTGTTTTCAAGCAGTGGAAATGGAGAGAATTTCATCGGACTATTCAAGACTCTATGAAAACTATATGACTTATAGTGATACGAGATCGCAGAGGTTAGAGCTTGAGAAAAAAATTGCTCTCTATACCTCGCTTTCTTCAAGTGGAACTTTAACTGCTGAAGAAGACTTCTTTTTAACAAATGAAATATTAAATTCACAGGCTTCTCTTATTAACGCGCAGGCAGGCCTTGGACGTTTTGGAGACTTTAGTAGTCGCTATGCTGTTGGTGCAAGACAGGTCGTTAGCAGTGTTGATGGTTTTCTAGGAACATGGTCTCAGAACCCTCAGTGTTTTCAGTCTAAAGTTTCTCTGATCTCTTCATTACTAAGTAATTCTCTTCTTGCCACTTCGGCCTTTGCGGCACCAGGAACAAGTTTAGCTCTTTCTTCTGGTGCGATGGTTGTTAAATCTCTAGGGCAATTTATACAGCACTTTAAAGAAAATAATCTCTTAAAAGATATTGATGAAGTTCAAATGCCTGCGGCCCTTAGATGTGTCTCTAAAGCACTTACAGATCAGTATTGCTCTGCTGTTGATACAGAGAAATTAGTTGATAGTTATAGAAATGATCCAATTACAGATGGCCCACAATTTGAAGGATTAACACTTTTAAAGAATCATATCTCAGAGCTGGCACACTGGTTAGAAGAAGTTTACGCGGGAAGTGCCATTACTTCGGAGGGCGATCTCGTTAATAGAGAGAAGCCAATTCTTCAGGGAGAGCTTCTTAAGAAAATTAAGCGCTACCTTCAAACTTATGGAACTCTAAGAACAAAAGTTTTCTCGGAAATCTCAAGCGACTCTCAAAGAACCGATGCAATTGTCATCGGTATAGACCGCTTGGTTTCAATTATGTCCTCTCCGACTTTAACTCCTGATCCATCTGGATGGGGTGGGCGTCCTGATGGATCAGGAGTTGAAAATCCAATTTTTATTACACGTGATAAAGCGTTAATGCCATTTCAGATTTTAGATCCATCAATTACTGCCATTCCTCGTTGTGATGATGAAAATTGTACTCTTATTCAATATGTAAGAAATCAAGGAGTAGAACTAAGTCTAGGAAAATGGACTGAGGCCATAAGAAATTCTCTTCTTGTTGTAGAAGAAGTTTTAGAGCTCATAAACCAGGAAAGAGCGAGAACTATTTCTGTAGATGCTTACTCTGTTCTTGTTGGGGCAACGAGAGATATTAGAGGGGAGACAAATGCGATTTCTGGACTAGTTATGGTTTCTGAAAACGCAGATAGAATAGTCAACTTTCTAACTGAATTAGGCTGTCGTAACCAGTCCAGAGGATGTACTCGTGATGGAGGCGTCACAATTCTTCATAAGTACTATCCACAAATCACAAATATTACTAAGACGAAGAATCTTACGGAGAGCGTGATTAGTCTTATTGAAGAGACTTTTGAGCCACGAACTTTATCTTCTGAGAATTTACCTGCAGAGTGCCGTAAAGACTCCGGTCTTATTTCTGAATTATTTAATGACGCTGAAGAAGAGAAGAGTTTTGAAATTACATCTTGTATTACAAAGATATTAAAACTTGCTGAGAGAGGGAATGATGTTTACTTCAGTAAGATAAAAGATATGGTTAGCTATGAATTAGAAGCAAGACTTGCTAACGATATGTTAGATCAAGATATAGAGGATATTATTCTTGGAACTAGAGCGGATCTTATTACGACACTACTTACAACTTATTCTCCAACCAATGAG includes these proteins:
- a CDS encoding 2OG-Fe(II) oxygenase — encoded protein: MTTIDKAILPSKSELSELGFIKFHLPFPSEFKEVVNTCNWEVVDQLVSRYLTKGEILHSIITHYQAFNFSEHIIAIRDAATDEDGIWHDDGSREIAFTWSLNDDDQLEGGELLFRPKSDSSLLEIISPPPRETLIIFLTGKSGFEHKVNQVIKGRRKTIAGWCSLEKPLWA